GGCCACGCCGGACACGACGCTCATCATGGTCGACGGCGCGACCTTCGTCGTCACCGAGACGATGGACGACGTGATCGCTCAGATCACCCGGTTCCGCGCCGGAGTGCTCGCGACCGCCGCCACCCTGATCGCCGCGGAGGAGAAGAATCCCGCGATCGCCGCCGACACCGAGGCGGGCCTCTGATGGATCCGTCCCTCATCCTCGGCCTGGTCCTCGCCTTCGGCGCACTGGTCGCCATGATCAACATCGAAGGCGCGACCGTCGGCTCCCTGCTGCTGCCGGCCCCGATGGTGCTGGTGTTCGGCGCGACCATCGCGGTCGGCCTCGCGAGCGGCACCCTGCGCGACGCCTTGCACGCACTCAAGTCCCTCCCCCGGGCGTTCCGCGGGGAACGCCGCACCGCCGCGAGCACGATCGACACGGTCGTCGGATACGCCGAGAAGGCGCGCGCGGAAGGTCTGCTCGCCCTCGAGCAGGGTCTGGACGAGGAGAAGGACCCGTTCCTCCGCCAGGCGCTGCAGAGCATCGCCGACGGCACGGATGCCGAAGACCTGCGGACCCTGCTGGAAGACGAACTCACCTCGACCGCCGCCCGCAACCGCACCGCCTCGCGCTTCTACATGACCCTCGGTGGCTTCGCGCCGACCGTCGGCATCATCGGCACCGTCGTCTCGCTGACCCACGTGCTCGAGAAGCTCGACAAGCCGGACACGCTCGGCCCGATGATCGCCGCCGCGTTCGTCGCGACACTGTGGGGGCTGCTGTCCGCGAACTTCATCTGGCTCCCCATCGGCGGACGGCTCCAGCGCCTCGGCGAACTCGAGCTGGAACGCATGACCGTGCTCATGGAGGGGATGCTCGCGATCCAGGCCGGCGCCCCGCCGCAGTTCGTCGGAGAACGCCTGCGTGCACTCGTCGCCGAACGCCCCTCGGCGCGATCCGCCCGGTCGCGCACCCGCACTCGCGCCGCGGAGGAGACGGAGCCCGCCCCATGAGCGTGCGCGCCCGCCGTCGGGTGCCGCAGGAGGAGCACAGCGGACCGGACGAGCGCTGGATGGCCTCGTACCTCGACATGGTCACCGTGCTCATGTGCATGTTCATCGTGCTGTTCGCGATGTCGACCGTCGACCAGGAGAAGTTCGAGGCCCTCAGCGCTTCCCTCGCGACCGGCTTCGGTCAGGAACCATCGGACGACGTGGATGCGGTCACGGGTGTCGTGGTCCCTCCGGAACTGGTCGACGAAGACGGCGACGACTTCGCCGATCTCGACCTGGCCGCCGCACAGACCGAGTTCAGCGAACTCTCCGCTCTCCGGGAGAAGCTGCGGCGGGTGCTCGCGGACAACGGTCTCGAGGCCGACGTCACCTTCACGATCGACGAGCGCGGGCTCACGATCGGTCTCGTCAGTGCGGAGACCTTCTTCACCACGAACAGCACCGCACTCAGCCCCACCGCCGTGCTGGTCCTCGACGCGCTCGGCTCGGTGCTGGTCACCGCACCGAACGAGATCTCCGTCGAGGGTCATGCCGACGTGCGTGGTTCCGTCGCTCCCTACCCCACCAACTGGGAGCTGTCGGCCGGACGATCCACCCAGGTGCTGCGGCACCTGGTCGAGTCGTCGGGGCTGCCGCCGAGCCACCTGAAGTCGGTCGGGTTCGGTGATACGCGGCCGATCGCCGCCGGCAACAGCAGCGAGGCTCTGGCCCAGAACCGACGGGTCGACATCGTCGTCCTGTCCGATGCGAACGAGGAGGTGCGTGCGCTCCTTCCCGAAGCGCAGGCGGCGCAGCCGTCCTCCTGACCCCCTCCTCTCCTAACGCACGCAGGTCACCGCCCGATAGTCGGGTTCGTGGTGATCCAGGACAGCGTGCGCTCCGAAGCGCGCGCAGCGACGGCGACGAAGACCGCCGAAGTCGAGGTGTACGACTTCGGCCGTTCGGCGACCCTTTCGCGCGAGCACACCCGCACCCTGGAACTGGCCTTCGAGACGTTCTCCCGGCAGTGGTCGACCCAGCTCTCGGCGAAGATCCACGTCCGCGCCACCATCGCCGTCGAGCATGTCGGCATGCTGACGTACGGCGAGTACGCGCAGTCGCTCCCGACCACGACCACCATGATCGTGTGCGCGCTGCCCGACTCGGACGAACGCCTCATCGTGCAGCTGCCGACCTCCGCCGCCACGACCTGGATCGTGCAGATGGTCGGCGGACGCTCGTCCAGCGCCTCGGAAGACCGCACCTTCACCCCGATCGAGCAGGCGTTGATCCGCTCCCTGATCGTCGATGCCCTCGATCACCTCACCGGTGCCCTGGACGGGTTGCTGCCCGCCGGGATCACGGTGAGCGGCATCCAGTACAGCTCCCAGTTCGCGCAGGTCGCGGCCTCGGGGGAACCGGTGATCGTCGCGCGGTTCTCGATGCGACTGGCCGGTCGGGCGGTCCCGGCGAGCGTCATGCTGCCCGCCTCGGTCCTCGCCGGTTTCACGGTGCGCACCTCGGACGCGGATCGCTCGGCTGCGCCGGACCTGGTCCGCCGTCAGGTCGAGGTTTCCCCCGTCGAGGTGGCGCTCCGGCTCGCCCCGCGTGCCGTGCTGCCCCGCGAGGTGCTCGATCTCGCCGTCGGAGACATCGTCTCCTTCCCGCACTCCGCCGATCGACCGATGATCCTCGCGGTGGGCGATCAGACCGTCGCCACCGCGGCCGTGGGCAGCGCCGGGGCGCGTCTGGCCTGCGTCGTCGCCACCACCATCCCCGATCCCGCCATCGCCGAGGAGCCCGCGTGACCAGCACCACCACCTATGAGTCCGCCGTCGCCGCCGCTTTCGCGGCGAAGCTGCCGACCGCCGCGGCGACCTCCGCGCGTGCCTCCCAGGTGTCGGGAGACACCGGCGACGCCGTGATCGTCCCGTTCGTGGGCGAGGCCAGCGCGCAGCTGGCGGTGCAGGTGTTCGACCCCGATGCCCTGGTCGACGGCCTCGGCGGTGCGCCTCTGAGCGATCGGCTGCGCGATGCCCTCGAAGCCGCAGCGAGCGCGCTGGGGGCCGGCGCCCTCGGTGACGCCACGATCGGCGACGCCTCCGCTCTGTTCGCCGACCCCGCCGCACAGCTCTTCGACCTGCAGGACGACACCGACCGGACGATCGGACGCCTCGCCGTGATCGTCACGCGCGCGCCGGCCGGCACCGCGAGCTCTTCCCGCCGGTTGCACCGCATCGCCGGCGTCGAGATGGAGCTGACGGTCGAGATCGGCCGCACCAGGATGGCCGTGCGCGACGTGCTCGGCCTCGAGCCGGGACGCATCGTCGAACTCGACCGCTCCGCCGGTGCACCCGCCGACGTCAAGCTCAACGGCCGGGTCATCGCGCACGGTGAGGTCGTCGTCGTCGACCAGGACTATGCGGTGCGGATCACCCGCATCCTCGAGAACGTCGAGGCCTGACCCTGGACGACCTCCTGCTCGCGCTGCGGGTCGCGCTCTCCCTCGCAGCGGTGCTCGGGCTGCTCTGGTTCCTGCAGCGCCGGGTCTCGCGCACCGCCGCGCGGCGACGCGACGGTGAGGTCATCACGGTGCTGGGCCGCCAGGGAGTGGGCCCGAAGGCGCAGATCGTCGTGGTCCAGACCGAAGACGCCCGCTACGTGCTGGGCGTCACCGAACACGGCGTCAACGTGGTGGACCGTCTGCCCGTCAAGCCCGCGGCCCTGCCCGACGATCCGGCGACACCGGTGTGGTCGGCCGCGACGTCCGAAGCGGCCTCCGACGCGGCCGAGTTCGACCGCATCCTCGCCGCGACCGCGCGCACCGAGGACACGACCTCCGCCGTCGCGGCGCAGGTGCCGCAGCGACGCGTGCGCCACCGGAACGATCCGCTGCGCGGTTCCATCCTCTCCCCCGAAACCTGGCGGCAGACCGCCGAGGCCATCCGGCGCACGCGATGAGCATGCCCGGTGGGGCCGCCGACGGCCGCGCGCTGCGACGGGTCGCGCTGCTCCTCGCCGTCGCCTTCGCTCTGGTGCTCGTGCTGACACTGGCCACCGGCAGCCCGGCACACGCGGCCGTGACCCCCGACGATCCCGGCGACGGCGTCACGATCGACATCAACGGTGTCGACGGCTCCCCCTCGGGCTCGATCCTGACGCTGCTCGGCATCACCCTGCTCTCGGTGGCGCCCGCGCTGCTGTTGATGATGTCGTCGTTCACGAAGATCTTCGTCGTGCTCGCGATGACACGCAACGCCCTGTCCCTGCCCACGATCCCCCCGAACCAGGTGCTGGCAGGACTGTCGCTGTTCCTGTCGCTGTTCATCATGTGGCCGGTGCTGACCGAGATCAACACCGTCGCGGTGCAGCCGTACATCGACGGCACGTACACGTTCGCCCAGGCCATCGACGTCGGCCAACTGCCGCTGCAGGAGTGGATGCTGCGGTTCACGCGCGAGGAGGACCTCGCGCTCATGACGCGGATGGCGGGTCAGCCCAACCCGGAGGACCCGACGAGCGTGCCGATGTACACGCTCATCCCGGCGTTCATGATCTCCGAACTGCGCGCCGCGTTCATCATCGGCTTCGTCATCTTCGTGCCGTTCCTGGTGATCGACCTCGTGGTCGCCGCGGCTCTCATGTCGATGGGCATGATGATGCTGCCGCCCGTCATGATCTCGCTGCCGTTCAAGATCCTGCTGTTCATCCTGGTCGACGGATGGGGGCTCATCATCCGTGCCCTCCTGGAGAGCTATGGAGGTGTCGGATGAGTCCCGAAGCCGTGATCGACATCGGCACCCAGGGGCTGATCATCGCCGCGAAGCTCGCCGCTCCGGTCCTGGTCACCGCCCTCGTGGTGGGTTTCGCGATCTCGCTGCTGCAGTCCATCACCCAGGTGCAGGAGGTGACGCTGTCGTTCGTGCCGAAGATCGTGGCGGTCGGGATCGCCCTGCTGATCGCCGGGAACTGGATGATCGCGGAGATGATCGCGTTCACCACCGAGATGTTCGCCCGCATCCCCTCGCTCCTGAGCGGATGACGCGGTGTTCATCCCCATCGACTTCGCGTGGCTGGAGGCGACGATGCTCGCCGCAGTCCGCATCACCGCGTTCATCATGATCGCCCCGCCCTTCTCGTACGGCGCGATCCCGGTGCGGGTGAAGGCGATGCTCGCGATCGGTCTCTCGCTCGCCGTCGGCACGGCCGTCTCCCCCGGATACGAGAACCTCGACACCGGACCCTTCCTGGGCGCCCTGGTGCTGCAGCTGGTCACCGGTGCGCTTCTGGGCTTCCTGGTGCTGCTGTGCTTCTCGGCACTCCAGGCCGCCGGCAGCCTGATCGACGTGTTCGGCGGGTTCCAGCTCGCTCAGGCGTTCGACCCGCACTCCCTCGTGAACGGCGCGCAGTTCACGCGCCTCTTCCACCTGACCGCGCTCACGCTGCTGTTCGCATCGGGGGGCTATCAGTTGATCCTCGCGGGACTCGCGCGCAGTTTCGACGCCGTTCCGCTCGACGGCGTGTTCGAGGTGTCCGGTCCCGCGGAGCTGCTGGTCGACGGCGTCTCGCAGATGGTGCTGGCCGCCGTGCAGATCGCCGGGCCGCTCGTCCTCGTGCTCTTCCTGGCCGACGTCGGGCTCGGCCTCATCACGCGTGTGGCCCCGGCCCTCAACGCCTTCGCGATGGGCTTCCCGGTGAAGATCCTGCTGACCCTCCTGCTGGCCGGAGCGGTCTACGCGGTCCTCCCCGGCATTGTGGACGCCCTCGCCGTGCAGGCCCTCAAGATGATGCAGGGGGTGCAGGAATGAGCGGCACAGACAGCGGCGAGCGCAGTGAGAAGGCGACCGACAAGCACCTGCGCGAAGCCCGCAAGAAGGGGCGGCTGTCGCGTAGCCAGGATCTCACCGCGTGGCTGGGCATCGGCGCCGCGGCCGTCACCATGCCCGCTGCCATCGCCCTCGGGGCATCGGCCGGCACCGAGCAGCTGCTCACGCTGACCTCGCTGGTCGACGCTCCGACGCCGGAAGCGGCACTCACCGCCCTCGGTCGCGGCCTCGCCTCCGTGCTGCCCACGCTCGCCGTGATGCTGGCCGCGGTCGCGATCGTCACGCTGATCGGTGCGGTGATCCAGGGCGGGGTGCACCTGAAGCCGCTGACCGGACGCTTCGAGCAGTTCAACGTCGTCACCGGGATCCGCCGCGTCTTCGGCATGCAGGCCCTCTGGGAGGGCGCCAAGGCGCTCCTGAAGACCGCGGCCATCGGCATCGCGCTGTGGTTCGTGATCGCGAGCCTGATGCCCGTGCTGACCGCCAGCGGCGCACACTCGATCTCGCGGCTGCTCGGCACCGCGAGCGAGGGGACGGCCGCCCTCCTGCAGACCGCCATCGCCGTCGGACTGGTACTGGCCGCGATCGACATGTTCGTCGTGATGCGACGCAACCGCAAGCACACCCGCATGACCAAGCGTGAGGTGCGCGACGAGAACAAGAACTCCGAGGGCGACCCCCTGATCCGTCAGCAGCGGCGTTCCCGACAGCTGGCCATCAGCCGCAACCGCATGATCTCCGCGGTCGCGGGATCCGACGTGGTCCTCGTCAATCCCACGCACATCGCCGTCGCGCTCCGATACGAGGTCGGACGCGCCGCACCCAAGGTCGTCGCGAAGGGCAGCGGCGTCGTCGCGGAGCGCATTCGCGAGGAAGCGACACGGACCGGTGTCCCGATGGTACGTGAGGTCTCGCTCGCTCGTGCCCTGCACGCCGCATGCGAACTGGGCCAGGAGATCCCCGAGGACCTGTACAACGCCGTCGCCCGCGTACTCGTGTTCGTCGACGCCCTGCGGCGGCGCGGGGCCGCGCGCGGCATCCATTCCCTTCCCTATCGGAGGACCGTATGAGACAGCTCTTCCTCAAGCTCATGGTGCCCGTCGGCGTCGTCGGCATCATCATGCTGCTCGTCGTCCCGGTGCCACCGTTCCTGCTCGACATCCTGATCATCCTGAACATCATGTTCGCGCTCGTGATCCTGCTCACGTCGATGTTCGTGAAGAAGCCCCTCGACTTCTCGGTGTTCCCCTCGCTGCTGCTCGTGGCGACGCTGTTCCGGCTGGGTCTCAACGTCGCCTCCACGCGTCTGGTGCTCGGGGAGGCCTACGCCGGACAGGTCATCGAGGCGTTCGGTGCGATCGCCGTCGGCGGCTCGCTCATCATCGGCGCCGTCGTCTTCCTGATCCTCGTCGTCATCCAGTTCGTGGTGGTGACCAAGGGCGCGGAGCGCGTCGCGGAGGTCGGGGCGAGGTTCACCCTCGACGCCATGCCCGGCAAGCAGATGGCGATCGACGCCGACCTCAATGCGGGACTCATCACCGACGCGGAAGCCCGGGAGCGTCGCGCCGAGGTCGCCGCCGAGGCCGACTTCTACGGCGCCATGGACGGTGCCTCCAAGTTCGTCAAGGGCGACGCGATCGCCGGACTCGTCATCATCATCATCAACGTGGTCGGCGGCATCGCGATCGGGATCGTCCAGCACGGCATGACGATCGACGGGGCCGTGAGCACGTACAGCCTCCTCACCATCGGCGACGGACTCGTCACGCAGATCCCGGCGCTGCTGATGGCGGTGTCCACCGGCATGATCGTGACCCGTTCGACGGCGGAAGCCGAGATGGGCAGCGCCGCGTCCGCACAGCTCGGTCAGTCCCGCAATGCGCTCATCATCGCCGGTTGCGCCGCGATCATCATGTCGCTCATCCCGCACATGCCGATGCTGCCGTTCGTGGCGATCGGCGCTCTTCTGCTGCTGATCGCGCAGCGCATCAAGGCGACGCAGAAGCGTGACGAAGCCATCGCCGCGCAGACGACGACGCCGGCCCCCGCGGATCAGCCGGAGGAGCTGATCGAGAAGATGCGCGTGCACCCGCTCGAGATCCTGCTCTCCCCCGACATCGTCGATCTGGTCACCGGAGGACCCGATGACCTCCTCGCGCGCGTGAAGGCACTGCGACGGCGGATCGCCCTCGATCTGGGACTCATCGCGCCGCCGGTGCGCACCCGGGACAGCATCGAGCTGCCCCAGTCCACCTATGTCATCCGCATCGCCGGGGTCGAGACCGGGAGGGGCACCGCTCCGGCCGGCTCCGTCCTCGCGCTCGGGCAGGGCCTGGAGTCCCTCCCCGGCGCCGCGACGCTCGACCCGGTGTTCGGGCTCGAGGGCAAGTGGATCCCCCTCGAGATGCGCCACAGCGCCGAGTTCTCCGGAGCGACCGTGGTCGACAGGGCGAGCGTGATCATCACGCACCTCTCCAGCGTGATCCACGCCCACGCCGCGCGGCTGCTCAGCCGGGAAGACGTGCGCCAGCTCACGGACGCGCTCAAACAGGCCTCCCCCGCCGCGGTCGAGGAGCTCACCCCGGCATTGCTGTCGCTCGCCGAGGTGCAGCGCGTGCTCCAGGGACTCCTCGCCGAGCGGGTCCCGATCAACGACCTCAGCCGCATCTACGAAGCACTCGCGCTGCGGGCGAGGGTCGCCACCGATCCGGAGGGCCTGATCGAAGCCGCACGGGCTGCTCTCGGCCCGGCGATCGCGGCGCGGTTCGCGGATGGCGGCGTCCTACGGGTGGTGATGATCAATCCGCTTCTCGAGCAGGCGATGCTCGAGAGCCTGCGTACGAGCGACGAGGGCACTCAGATCGTGTTCGACCCGCAGCGGATGGAGGCCGTCGTGGAGTCGGTGAAGCAGGCGGTCACCTCGGTGCGCGAGGGGGGCGAACCGGTCCTGGTGTGTGCCCCGTCGCTGCGTCCGGCGGTGCGTCGGCTCGTGTCCGCACAGACCGACGGGCTGCCGGTGCTCTCGTACACCGAGGCGACCTCCGCCGCGCTCACGATCGAGACCGTCGGCGTCGTCCGAGATGCCCCCGCGCCCTCGCCCGCGGTCGGAGCCGTCTCGGCGGCAGTAGGCTGAACGAATGCTGGTTTTGACGAGGCGGATCGGTGAGAGCGTGCGCATCGACGGCGACATCGAGATCACGCTGCTCGAGATCAAGGGCGACAGCGTGCGCATCGGCGTGAAGGCCCCGCGCGAGACCCGCATCCAGCGCACCGAGATCATCGAGGCGGTCGTCGCCGAGAACGTGTCGGCCGCGGCCGAGACCGGCGCCGATGCGGAGGGCGCGATCGCCGCTGCCCTCGCCCGGGGCCGGGAGTCCCGAGACTCCTAGTCGACGGGGGTCACGACCCGCGCCAGATCCGCGGCGTCCGCCCGCTTCCACTGGTCGCCTCCCGCGGCCCGCGCTCGGCTGGCCGCCTGCTCCGCCGTGGCGACGAGCAGGTCGAAGTCGAATCCGACGACCGAAGCCGTCGCCCAGCCGATGCTCGCCGACGACCGGATCCCGGTCATCGTCGTCTCCCTGTCGATCACCGAGATCCGGGTCAGGATCTCCCGCAGATGGTGGCGGACCGACTCGTCACCCCCGCGGATCACGACGATCGCCCGACCGTCCTCCACCCGGTCGGCGTCGGCCGATGCGGGCAGGGCCTCCTGGATGTCCTGGTGGAACCGATCGACGATGGCCGCGAACGCCGAACCCGTCGATGCCTCTCGGAGATCGGCGGGGTCGTCGAGTCGGATGTCGAGCACCGACCACGGGAGGTCGTTCTGCGCTTCGGCCTTGCGGAGCCGACGACGCGCACGCTCCACGAAATCCCCGACATCGCTCTTCTTCGACTCCACCCGCACCATCAGGACGAGGGTGAACGCGGCACAGGTGCTCACCACCACGGTTCCGACGGCGTTCATGCCGCGCAGCGCGCTCAGTTGCGCTCCGACCGCCGCCCCGCCCGACAGCAGGGCGGACACGGCGCTCACGACCGCGACCACGACCAGTCCACAGGAGGCGAGCACCAGCGGGAGCACGATGTCCCTCGCGGCCGGGCGATCACGGAGCAACTCGTAGGCCACGAGACCGCCGAAGACGGCGCTGCCCAGGAAGACGAGGTGGAACGACGGCAGATACCACGGGTTGTCCGCCGTCGTCACCAGCAGCGTCGGCGCGATGACGAGGAAGGCAATCACCGGCCACCAGCGGTCGCGGCGGCCGAAGTGCATCCGCAGACCGATCCACACCAACGGCTCGAAGCACAGCAGCAGGGCCGAGGCGGCGGCGAGCAGAGCCCTGGTCTCGGTCATCTGCTGCCCCGCGAGCCAGAGGTAGGCGCCGAGCATCCCCAGACCGAAGGCCGCCCCCCACGTGACGGTCGCCCTGCTCGGGCGCGCGAGGGTGCCCAGACCGATCACCAGCGCGGTGAGCACCGTGACGACCGCGACCATGCTGGTCGTGATGTCGACGTTGACGGGAACGAGCGGGGTCATACCTGAGCCTCCATCACTCGACGCTGCGGGAAGCGCAGAGTCACGCGGGTGCCGACACCGACCTCACTGGCGATGTCGATACTGCCTTCATGCGCGGCGACGATCTCCCGCACGATGCCCATCCCGAGGCCGGTGCCGCCGATGCCGGCGCGCACGGCGCTGTCGGTGCGGAAGTAGGGCTCGAACACGCGAGCGACGTCGTCTGCCGCCATGCCGAATCCGTCGTCGATGATCGTGACCACCGCCTGGTCGCCCGCCATCGTGTCGAGGTCGATACCGATGTGTCCGCCCGCGGGGGTGTACTTCGCGGCGTTGCTGAGCAGGTTGTCGACGACCTGCCGCAGCCGGAAGGCGTCGCCCGAGATGACCAGGCTCTCGGCGCCTTCGACCCGCAGCGTCTGCCTGTTGCTCGAGATGACGGGAGCGTACGATGCCGCCGCCGATTCGACGACCTCACGCAGATCCACGGATTCGAAAGGATCCTGGGCGGTGTGACTCGTCTGCCGGAGGATGCTCGTGACCAGGTCGTGCATGCGCTCACCCGCGTTCGCGATGATCTCGAGCTGTGCAGGCACCCGCCCCGGCAGGTCTTCGCGCTCACGGAGCAGGTCCACGTGGCCGACGATCGCGGTGAGGGGGTTGCGCAACTCGTGCGAGATCATGGCGTTGAAGGCCCGGCGTTCCTCGTCGACCTCGAGCCGCGCGGTCACGTCGTCGATCACGACCAGCGTGATCGCCTCGCCCTCGCCGGCGCTGGCCATCGGCTGCGTGCTCACCTCGAGGGCCCGCCATTGTCCCGCGCCATCGAACAGCCATACGCGCTCGGCATCGAGTTTCTCTCCGCCGGCGGCGCGGGCGAGGCAGGTGCGGGAGGGGGGCAGCGCGACGCCCCGTCGGGCGTCATACTCGACGGCGGCCGTGGAGAGCTCCGCGCCGAAGCGGTCGCGGCCGTAGAGCGCACGGTACGCGTCGTTCATCTGCAGGATGCGCCCTCCCGCCGTGACGACGACGAGGGCGACGCTCAGAGCGTCGACGATCTGGATCACCCGCCGCTGATTCGCCTCCGCTCGCACCGCGGCACGATTGACCTGCTCGGAACGACGTTGCAGAAGCCGCCGCGCCGCCCGAGAGCGCTGCGCACCGATCCGCACCGTCACGCCGAGGAACCCCAGGGTGATGACGAGCGTGAGGAGTCGCAGCAGGATGTCCGCCGGCGAGCCGCTCTGCTCGGCGAAGAGCACGAGGGTGGCGCTGATGAAGACGATGCCGCCGAACACCCACGGCAGGGTGAAGTACGTGGCCAGCCAGACGATGGGGAAGACCCACAGGAACCCCAGGCGGAGGCCCGGCGCATTGGTGGTGAAGCCGATCGCGAGCGCATCCAGGAGTGGCACGACGGCGGCGGCGGAGCGCGGCAGACGGTGCCACGGCACGGCCAGCGTGAGCACGCTGGTGACGAGGACGAGCACGGCCCCCGCGACGACCAAGGTGTTGGCGAAAGTCTCTGGTTTGAAGGCCGTGACCATCACGACGATCGCGACCACACTGCCGGTGAAGACCAGTTGCCAGCGCCAGATCGACACGGTGCGGATCATCGACGCTCGCCTTTCCGCTCGAAGCTCAGGTTTCCCGCAAGATTACTCAAAGATCCGTCGAGCCCGCTCTTCAGGCGGCCGTGCACCCCTAGCATTCTGAGTGGGGCCGATACTGCGACTGGGGAACAACGCAGACGCCGGGGCCACGCGAGTGGGGATTCGCAGGCGCCGGGGCCGCGGCTGGGGAGCCGCGGCCCCGCCCCGGTTCAGCCTCCCGTGTCATCAGCGGGAGTCAGGCGGTAACCGACTCCGCGCACGGTCTCGATGTAGCGCGGGTTCGCCGAGCTGTCACCCAGCTTCCGCCGCAGATTCGCGATGTGGGTCTCGATCGCCCGCTTGTCCGGTTCGCTCACGTAATCGTTCGACCCCGGTGGCGCTCCCCGCAGTCCGCGCGCGAGCTCCGCTTTGCTGGACACCCGGATGTTCGCCTCGAGGATCGCCGCGAGCAGGTCGAACTCCGTGGGAGTGAGATCTATGCGCTTCTGGCCGACGAGCACCAGCCGTGTGTCCAGATCGAGGCTGAGGTCGCGATGCACCCGGCCCCGCCACGTCAGCACCGTCGCACCGTCGGTGGACGGCTCGTTTGCAGTCGCTGGGCGTGACTCGGTGGTCGGCGGCGCGGCCGCGGGGTGCGGGCGCCTCAGCAGGGCCTGGATGCGCGCACGCAGCTCACGGGGCCGGAACGGCTTCACGAGGTACTCGTCCGCTCCGGAGGTCAGACCGAGGACCACATCGGACTCGTCCGACAGGGCCGAGAGCATGATGATGAAGGTGTCGCTGACCTGCCGGATCCGTCGCGCGACCTCGAAGCCGTCGATCCCCGGCAGGTTGATGTCGAGGGTGGTGATCACCGGGCGATGCTGCTCGACGGCCGCGATCCCGTCCGGGCCGGAACCTGCGAGGAAGGTCTCGAAGCCGGCGGCCAGGAACACCTCGTCCAGGAGCGAGCGGACGCCCGGGTCGTCATCGATGATCACGGCGACGAGGGGGGACGTCGCCGCACTCATGGGGTCTCCTCGCGCACGATGGTCACGATCCGTGGGGCATCCGCATCGAGATCCGAGGGGTCGAGTTCCCCGGAGTCGAGTTCGGAGACGCCGACCGGTCGCTCGAGCTCGATGTCCCACCACGCGTCCGCGAGATCCTCGGCCATCCCCCTCCCCCACTCGATCACCACCACCGAGCGCTCGAGGTCGAGGTCGAGGTCCTCGAGTTCCGCCGCCGATCCGAGTCGGTACGCGTCGACGTGCACGAGCGGCGCACGCCCGACCAGCGAGGGGTGGGTGCGGGCGATCACGAAGGTCGGACTCTGCACGGGTCCGCGCACACCGAGCCCTTCGGCGAGACCACGGGTGAACGTCGTCTTCCCGGCGCCCAGCGGTCCGGTGAGGATGAGCAGGTCGCCCGCCTCCAGCTGCTCACCGATCCGGAAGCCGAGCTGCTCCATCTCCTCGGACGTCGCGATCTCCCGTCTGCCGAGGAAAGCGGGGTCCACGCTCACGACGTCCTCCGCGGCACCCGGGGACCGATGCGCGTGACGATCTCGTAGTTGATGGTTCCGGCGGCCGCGG
Above is a window of Microbacterium aurugineum DNA encoding:
- a CDS encoding sensor histidine kinase, producing MIRTVSIWRWQLVFTGSVVAIVVMVTAFKPETFANTLVVAGAVLVLVTSVLTLAVPWHRLPRSAAAVVPLLDALAIGFTTNAPGLRLGFLWVFPIVWLATYFTLPWVFGGIVFISATLVLFAEQSGSPADILLRLLTLVITLGFLGVTVRIGAQRSRAARRLLQRRSEQVNRAAVRAEANQRRVIQIVDALSVALVVVTAGGRILQMNDAYRALYGRDRFGAELSTAAVEYDARRGVALPPSRTCLARAAGGEKLDAERVWLFDGAGQWRALEVSTQPMASAGEGEAITLVVIDDVTARLEVDEERRAFNAMISHELRNPLTAIVGHVDLLREREDLPGRVPAQLEIIANAGERMHDLVTSILRQTSHTAQDPFESVDLREVVESAAASYAPVISSNRQTLRVEGAESLVISGDAFRLRQVVDNLLSNAAKYTPAGGHIGIDLDTMAGDQAVVTIIDDGFGMAADDVARVFEPYFRTDSAVRAGIGGTGLGMGIVREIVAAHEGSIDIASEVGVGTRVTLRFPQRRVMEAQV
- the tsaE gene encoding tRNA (adenosine(37)-N6)-threonylcarbamoyltransferase complex ATPase subunit type 1 TsaE, with amino-acid sequence MSVDPAFLGRREIATSEEMEQLGFRIGEQLEAGDLLILTGPLGAGKTTFTRGLAEGLGVRGPVQSPTFVIARTHPSLVGRAPLVHVDAYRLGSAAELEDLDLDLERSVVVIEWGRGMAEDLADAWWDIELERPVGVSELDSGELDPSDLDADAPRIVTIVREETP
- a CDS encoding EscU/YscU/HrcU family type III secretion system export apparatus switch protein, producing the protein MSGTDSGERSEKATDKHLREARKKGRLSRSQDLTAWLGIGAAAVTMPAAIALGASAGTEQLLTLTSLVDAPTPEAALTALGRGLASVLPTLAVMLAAVAIVTLIGAVIQGGVHLKPLTGRFEQFNVVTGIRRVFGMQALWEGAKALLKTAAIGIALWFVIASLMPVLTASGAHSISRLLGTASEGTAALLQTAIAVGLVLAAIDMFVVMRRNRKHTRMTKREVRDENKNSEGDPLIRQQRRSRQLAISRNRMISAVAGSDVVLVNPTHIAVALRYEVGRAAPKVVAKGSGVVAERIREEATRTGVPMVREVSLARALHAACELGQEIPEDLYNAVARVLVFVDALRRRGAARGIHSLPYRRTV
- a CDS encoding flagellar biosynthesis protein FlhA: MRQLFLKLMVPVGVVGIIMLLVVPVPPFLLDILIILNIMFALVILLTSMFVKKPLDFSVFPSLLLVATLFRLGLNVASTRLVLGEAYAGQVIEAFGAIAVGGSLIIGAVVFLILVVIQFVVVTKGAERVAEVGARFTLDAMPGKQMAIDADLNAGLITDAEARERRAEVAAEADFYGAMDGASKFVKGDAIAGLVIIIINVVGGIAIGIVQHGMTIDGAVSTYSLLTIGDGLVTQIPALLMAVSTGMIVTRSTAEAEMGSAASAQLGQSRNALIIAGCAAIIMSLIPHMPMLPFVAIGALLLLIAQRIKATQKRDEAIAAQTTTPAPADQPEELIEKMRVHPLEILLSPDIVDLVTGGPDDLLARVKALRRRIALDLGLIAPPVRTRDSIELPQSTYVIRIAGVETGRGTAPAGSVLALGQGLESLPGAATLDPVFGLEGKWIPLEMRHSAEFSGATVVDRASVIITHLSSVIHAHAARLLSREDVRQLTDALKQASPAAVEELTPALLSLAEVQRVLQGLLAERVPINDLSRIYEALALRARVATDPEGLIEAARAALGPAIAARFADGGVLRVVMINPLLEQAMLESLRTSDEGTQIVFDPQRMEAVVESVKQAVTSVREGGEPVLVCAPSLRPAVRRLVSAQTDGLPVLSYTEATSAALTIETVGVVRDAPAPSPAVGAVSAAVG
- the csrA gene encoding carbon storage regulator CsrA, yielding MLVLTRRIGESVRIDGDIEITLLEIKGDSVRIGVKAPRETRIQRTEIIEAVVAENVSAAAETGADAEGAIAAALARGRESRDS
- a CDS encoding response regulator transcription factor encodes the protein MSAATSPLVAVIIDDDPGVRSLLDEVFLAAGFETFLAGSGPDGIAAVEQHRPVITTLDINLPGIDGFEVARRIRQVSDTFIIMLSALSDESDVVLGLTSGADEYLVKPFRPRELRARIQALLRRPHPAAAPPTTESRPATANEPSTDGATVLTWRGRVHRDLSLDLDTRLVLVGQKRIDLTPTEFDLLAAILEANIRVSSKAELARGLRGAPPGSNDYVSEPDKRAIETHIANLRRKLGDSSANPRYIETVRGVGYRLTPADDTGG